The Negativicoccus succinicivorans genome contains the following window.
AAAGCGATAGGGACAATGGCGGAGGCAATTCGTCCATGGCTCACTGAAAACGCATTGGTCATTTCAGCAGCGAAAGGTTTGTCACCGAGCGGGGGGCGTTTATCGGAAGATATAACCGCCGCATTGGCTGGGGTGACGAACGAAATCGCCGTGATTTCGGGACCGAATCACGCGGAAGAAGTCGGGCGTTTATTGCCGGCGGCCACCGTGGTCGCTGCTGCCCGCAAAGAAACCGCTATGCGAGCACAGGATGTCTACATGTTGCCGCATTTGCGAGCATATTACAGCACGGATATTATCGGGGTGGAGTACGGCGGTGCGCTGAAAAATATTATTGCACTTGCTGCCGGAGCGGTCGATGGCGTCGGTTACGGGGACAATACACGTGCGACTTTGATTACTCGCGGCTTAGCGGAAATCGTGCGCTATGCAGTGCATTTCGGAGCACGCAATGAAACCTTGTTTGGACTTTCCGGCATGGGCGATCTGATCGTAACCTGTACGAGTAAACACAGCCGCAATCATGAAGCAGGCAGAGCATTGGCGCAAGGCTTGACGGAAACGCAGATCACACAGGGAACAAAAAAAGTGGTGGAAGGCATCCGAAGCACTCATATCGTATATCCTGTGGCGCAGCGGGAAGGTATTGAAATGCCAATTACCGAGCAGGTATATCGAGTGCTTTCCGGTGAAAGTTCATTGCAAAACGCATTGCAAAACCTGATGACACGGGCAAAAAAAGAAGAGCATCAGGAGCCTGTTATTTTGTAATTTGAAAATACCAATGTTATAATACAATGTAACTATCGAGGGTATATGAGAATCATTGGTGGCACTAGACGCGGACATAAATTGGCGGCGCCAAAGGGGATGGCGACGCGCCCGACACAGGATCGGGTGCGCGAAGCGATCTTCAATACGCTGGTCAACATAGGTTTACTGGAAACACGCGTGCTTGATTTGTATGCGGGCACCGGCGCCATGGCGCTGGAAGCGTTAAGTCGCGGAGCGGAATTTGCTTGCGCCGTAGATGAGAAAACTGCTGCGGTGATTCGTCAAAACGCGGAGGTTTGCGACTTTTCTTCACAGATCGAAGTACGTGAACAACGCGTCGAATCTGCATTGGCGAACTTGCCGCAGAATCAACCGTTTGACTATGTTTTTCTCGATCCGCCGTACCAACGCGGTTTGGTGGAACCTGTACTGCGGGAATTGCTCCGTGCGCGCCTCGTGCAGCCTACCAGCGTAGTTGTTGTTGAACAGGCACGGGAAGAAAGCTTGGAGATACCTAAAGGTTATCGGCTCTGGCGGCAGAAACATTACGGCGGTACTATGGTGACCTATTTGGTGGTAGAAAGGGAAGAAGGATAATTGCATGCGAGTGGGAATCTGCCCGGGCAGTTTTGATCCGGTCACAAAAGGCCATGTGGACATTTTTGAACGCAGTGCACAATTGGTCGACAAACTGATTGTTGCGGTCTTTGTGAATCCCGGCAAGAAACCGATGTTTTCGATGGAAGAACGGGTAGCTTTGCTGAAAGAAGCAACGACTCATATTCCGAACGTAGAAGTGGATGCGTTCTCCGGCTTACTCAACGATTACGTGCGTCAACGTGACTCGCGCTTAATCATTCGCGGGTTGCGGGCATTCAGCGACTTTGAATATGAATTCCAACGGGCGTTATTATTGAAAGATCAGGATCCGGAAATTGAAACGGTTTTTATGATGACGCGCGGTGAATATTCGTTTATCAGCTCTTCGGGAATCAAAGAGTTGGCCATGTTTCGCGGTGACGTGGGGCGGTTGGTACCGCCATGTGTATTAACCGCACTGGAAGAAAAATTGGCGGTTGCCAAATAAAGGAGTGGTATTCATGGATACACGCAAATTGCTGGAAGAGCTTGATTATGTAGTAATGAATGGTAGGGAAGTTCCGTTAACAAACAAACGCCTTGTCGATCAGGACGAAGTGGCACGCATCATTGACGCGATCAACAGCTCGTTGCCTAATGAATTGGAGAACGCCAAGCGTATCGTTGCCGATAAAGAACGTGTGATGATGGATGCACAAAAACAGGCGGAAACGATTATTGCGCAAGCCAAAGATTATATCGCTAAAATCACGGAAGAAAGCGAACTTGTGAAAAATGCCCAAGAGCGCGCCAATGAAATTATCGCAAATGCGAACCAAACCGCGGACACTATGCAGCAAAACGCTCTTGAGTATGCGACCGATGTTTTGAAATACGTCGAAGAGAACATGGAAGGAACGCTTGATTCGTTGCGTAAAAATCGGGAAAGCCTTATGCAACAGCAACCGCAACAAGGGACAGAAGATACCTTACCGCGGGAATAACAGGGCGGAAAAAAAGAGCTTGCCGAAAGCTCTTTTTTTGTATATTTTTATTGGCGTAAACGTTCATTAAAATATATAATAAGTAATTAATAAACTGAGAAATGAACGGGAGGAAATTCCATGAACGATAAGTACAATCCTGCAGAGATTGAGAAAAAGTGGCAGGATAGATGGCATGCAATGGATGCCTTTCATACGCATGCCGATGCGGAAAAAGAAAAATATTATGTGCTCGAAATGTTTCCTTATCCGTCGGGGAATTTGCACATGGGACATGTACGCAACTACGCGATCGGTGATGTGATTGCTCGTTTCATGACGATGCGCGGTTACAATGTGCTTCATCCGATGGGCTGGGATGCATTTGGCATGCCGGCCGAAAATGCGGCGATCCAGCGCAACATTCATCCGGCAAAGTGGACATACAGCAACATTGAAAACATGAAAAAGCAGCAAAACAAATTAGGACTTTCCTATGACTGGGATCGGGAGGTCACGACTTGCAGCGAGGACTACTATCGGTTCACGCAGGAGCTGTTTTTACTCTTCATGAACCGCGGTCTTGCGTATAAAAAAGAAGCGAAAGTCAACTGGTGTGAACATTGCGGGACCGTACTGGCGAATGAACAGGTAGTGGACGGCTGCTGCTGGCGTTGTGATACGCCGGTAATAAAGAAAAATCTTTCGCAATGGTTCTTAAAAATTACTTCGTACGCGGATCGTCTGTTGAATGATCTGGAACTTCTTAATGGCTGGCCGGAACGCGTTAAAACGATGCAAAAAAATTGGATCGGGCGCAGCGAAGGTACCGAATTTAAATTCGGCGTGAAAGAGTTGCCGGAGGAAACCATCTCCGTATATACCACACGTGTCGATACCGTGTACGGTGTTTCCTACGTAGTGTTAGCACCGGAACATCCGTTAGTCGAGAAAATTATTGAAGGCAAAAAAGAAGCTGATGCGGTTCGCCAATTCGTCGAAGAAATGCGAAACGTCAACGAGCTCGACCGTACTTCGGAAGATGTCGAAAAAGTCGGCCTTTTTACCGGCGGTTATGCGATTCATCCATTAACTGGTGAAGAGGTGCCGATTTGGGTGGCCAATTATGTATTAGTGGACTACGGTACCGGTGCTGTGATGGGCGTACCGGGGCATGATGAACGCGACTTTCTCTTTGCCCGCAAATATAATTTGCCGGTACATGTTGTCATAAGCGAAGATACATCGGATAGAATAGCTGAAAAACTTGATGATGCTTATACGGAAGACGGTATTTTGATCAACAGCGGTGAATTTAACGGTTTAACCAGTGCAGAGGCTCGTCGCAAGATTACGGAAAAAATGCAGGAACAAGGGATCGGCGAAGCCCATGTCAACTACCGGTTGCGTGATTGGCTGATCTCCCGTCAACGGTATTGGGGCGTGCCTATTCCGGTCGTTTACTGCCCGCATTGCGGCATGGTGCCCGTACCCAAGGAAGATTTGCCGGTACGCTTGCCGACCGATGTGGATTTCAATAGTAAGGCGGCAGTATCTCCGCTGGAAACAAATGAAGAGTTCTTATTTACGGCGTGTCCGAAGTGTGGTGAAAAGGCTCGTCGCGAAACCGATACGATGGATACGTTCATCGACTCTTCGTGGTATTTCCTGCGCTATACGGATCCGCAAAACGATCAGGAACCGTTCAGTAAAGATAAGGCTAATTACTGGATGAACGTCGATCAATATATCGGCGGCATTGAACATGCAATTTTGCATCTTTTATACTCCCGCTTCTTTACGAAAGTATTGCATGATGCCGGTATGACGGAAGCGGTTGAACCGTTTGATAAATTACTGACGCAGGGCATGGTGTTGAAAGACGGCAGCAAGATGTCCAAGTCAAAA
Protein-coding sequences here:
- a CDS encoding NAD(P)H-dependent glycerol-3-phosphate dehydrogenase translates to MQIAMIGAGAWGIAMARSLAEAHPNVCLYARNAETVAEMTETRQHAAYLPGVLLPNQVKITADLEEAVTNADVVVLATPSKAIGTMAEAIRPWLTENALVISAAKGLSPSGGRLSEDITAALAGVTNEIAVISGPNHAEEVGRLLPAATVVAAARKETAMRAQDVYMLPHLRAYYSTDIIGVEYGGALKNIIALAAGAVDGVGYGDNTRATLITRGLAEIVRYAVHFGARNETLFGLSGMGDLIVTCTSKHSRNHEAGRALAQGLTETQITQGTKKVVEGIRSTHIVYPVAQREGIEMPITEQVYRVLSGESSLQNALQNLMTRAKKEEHQEPVIL
- the rsmD gene encoding 16S rRNA (guanine(966)-N(2))-methyltransferase RsmD, which gives rise to MRIIGGTRRGHKLAAPKGMATRPTQDRVREAIFNTLVNIGLLETRVLDLYAGTGAMALEALSRGAEFACAVDEKTAAVIRQNAEVCDFSSQIEVREQRVESALANLPQNQPFDYVFLDPPYQRGLVEPVLRELLRARLVQPTSVVVVEQAREESLEIPKGYRLWRQKHYGGTMVTYLVVEREEG
- the coaD gene encoding pantetheine-phosphate adenylyltransferase; amino-acid sequence: MRVGICPGSFDPVTKGHVDIFERSAQLVDKLIVAVFVNPGKKPMFSMEERVALLKEATTHIPNVEVDAFSGLLNDYVRQRDSRLIIRGLRAFSDFEYEFQRALLLKDQDPEIETVFMMTRGEYSFISSSGIKELAMFRGDVGRLVPPCVLTALEEKLAVAK
- the leuS gene encoding leucine--tRNA ligase, whose protein sequence is MNDKYNPAEIEKKWQDRWHAMDAFHTHADAEKEKYYVLEMFPYPSGNLHMGHVRNYAIGDVIARFMTMRGYNVLHPMGWDAFGMPAENAAIQRNIHPAKWTYSNIENMKKQQNKLGLSYDWDREVTTCSEDYYRFTQELFLLFMNRGLAYKKEAKVNWCEHCGTVLANEQVVDGCCWRCDTPVIKKNLSQWFLKITSYADRLLNDLELLNGWPERVKTMQKNWIGRSEGTEFKFGVKELPEETISVYTTRVDTVYGVSYVVLAPEHPLVEKIIEGKKEADAVRQFVEEMRNVNELDRTSEDVEKVGLFTGGYAIHPLTGEEVPIWVANYVLVDYGTGAVMGVPGHDERDFLFARKYNLPVHVVISEDTSDRIAEKLDDAYTEDGILINSGEFNGLTSAEARRKITEKMQEQGIGEAHVNYRLRDWLISRQRYWGVPIPVVYCPHCGMVPVPKEDLPVRLPTDVDFNSKAAVSPLETNEEFLFTACPKCGEKARRETDTMDTFIDSSWYFLRYTDPQNDQEPFSKDKANYWMNVDQYIGGIEHAILHLLYSRFFTKVLHDAGMTEAVEPFDKLLTQGMVLKDGSKMSKSKGNVVSPEELVAQYGADTARLFTLFAAPPERDLEWSDRGVEGAFRFLNRVWRIVGRYLEMPTQERKLTSEDKDLRRETHRVLQKVTTDLDGRYNFNTAISAIMELVNALHDYAERVNDMPDGLRREVLRDLVILLAPFTPHIAEELWQALGEQEKSVHEASWPEVDPTALVVDEVELAVQVNGKVRATIQVGVAATKEEIEAKALAHERVQEFIDGKAIRKVIVVPQKIVNIVV